The Vicinamibacteria bacterium genome includes a window with the following:
- a CDS encoding TrmH family RNA methyltransferase produces the protein MPRVRIVLVRPEGPANVGASARLVRNAGLAGLDLVAPGDWRTVECWRTAWGAQDVLEQARVFPDLGGAVGDSALAVALSSRGERKAPVLDVREAAARVAALGEGAVASLVFGPETSGLTADELARCGQRATIPTHPHQPALNLSHAVAIVAYEVFRAGRLPSSHPRLATHELKEAMLGLLCEGLQAVEALPKVNVERYFREWRALFARAELTPKDVRLLEHMARKMVRTRVGRVPAGHLHSRE, from the coding sequence TTGCCCCGGGTCCGCATCGTCCTGGTCCGGCCCGAGGGCCCCGCCAACGTCGGCGCCTCCGCCCGCCTCGTGCGCAACGCGGGGCTGGCCGGGCTTGACCTTGTGGCTCCGGGCGACTGGCGCACCGTCGAATGTTGGCGCACCGCCTGGGGCGCCCAGGATGTGCTCGAGCAGGCTCGAGTCTTCCCCGATCTCGGGGGCGCCGTCGGTGACTCCGCGCTTGCGGTCGCCCTTTCCAGCCGGGGAGAACGCAAGGCTCCGGTCCTCGACGTCCGGGAGGCGGCGGCCCGTGTGGCCGCCTTGGGCGAGGGCGCGGTTGCCTCTCTCGTTTTCGGCCCTGAAACGTCGGGCCTCACCGCGGACGAGCTGGCCCGCTGCGGCCAGCGGGCGACGATCCCCACTCATCCCCACCAGCCCGCGCTCAACCTCTCCCACGCCGTCGCCATCGTGGCTTACGAAGTCTTCCGTGCCGGCCGGCTTCCCTCTTCCCATCCACGGTTGGCCACCCACGAGCTGAAGGAAGCCATGCTCGGCCTGCTGTGCGAGGGACTGCAGGCAGTGGAGGCCCTGCCGAAAGTCAACGTCGAGCGGTACTTCCGCGAGTGGCGCGCTCTGTTCGCCCGGGCAGAACTCACGCCCAAGGACGTCCGCCTGCTCGAGCACATGGCGCGGAAGATGGTGCGAACCAGGGTCGGCCGCGTCCCTGCCGGACACCTGCACTCCCGGGAATGA
- a CDS encoding CBS domain-containing protein, giving the protein MKTIGAMVAGREVYHVRCDQTVREAARYLTERRVGAVAVLEGDRLAGIVSERDIMSRVVAPGLDPDEVMVREIMSRDLVVAAVNESHEDGLRKMKQAGCRHLPVVHGDRLVGMCSQRDLLQIDLSEKDEEIRWLNAYIHYTPPGA; this is encoded by the coding sequence ATGAAGACGATCGGTGCCATGGTGGCGGGCCGCGAGGTCTACCACGTCCGTTGCGACCAGACCGTACGTGAGGCCGCCCGCTATCTGACTGAGCGCCGGGTGGGGGCGGTGGCGGTTCTGGAAGGGGACCGCCTGGCCGGCATTGTTTCCGAGCGCGACATCATGAGCCGGGTGGTAGCGCCCGGCCTGGACCCCGACGAGGTCATGGTCCGGGAGATCATGAGCCGAGACCTGGTGGTGGCGGCGGTCAACGAGTCCCACGAGGACGGGCTCCGCAAGATGAAGCAGGCGGGCTGCCGCCACCTGCCCGTCGTGCACGGAGACCGACTGGTGGGGATGTGCTCCCAGAGGGACCTCCTGCAGATCGACCTCAGCGAGAAAGACGAGGAGATCCGCTGGCTCAACGCCTACATCCACTACACCCCCCCCGGGGCCTAG
- a CDS encoding PilZ domain-containing protein: MPKAVLPNAEEGVPPESVLRKLRIPFVRRATLTHKGGTQEEVFVIDVGLSGVFIERAEPLPVGTEIEIRVSLPGNEIPFAASCRVAWWHPAGQPLPSKELPAGAGLEFVTLSEMDRGRLREQLEDYCRQHPRVRRFLRHWPEAERKGDDP, encoded by the coding sequence ATGCCAAAAGCCGTGCTCCCCAACGCCGAGGAGGGAGTTCCTCCCGAGAGCGTCCTGAGGAAGCTACGGATCCCGTTTGTCCGACGGGCCACCCTCACCCACAAAGGCGGCACCCAGGAAGAGGTGTTCGTCATCGATGTCGGCCTGTCCGGCGTCTTCATCGAACGGGCGGAGCCGCTGCCCGTGGGAACGGAGATCGAAATCCGGGTTTCCCTTCCCGGAAACGAGATCCCGTTCGCGGCCAGTTGCCGGGTGGCCTGGTGGCACCCGGCCGGCCAGCCCCTGCCCTCCAAGGAACTGCCCGCGGGGGCCGGCCTCGAATTCGTGACGCTCTCCGAGATGGACCGTGGTCGGCTGCGTGAACAGCTCGAGGACTATTGCCGCCAGCATCCCCGTGTGCGTCGCTTCCTGCGTCATTGGCCGGAAGCGGAGCGGAAGGGAGACGATCCATGA
- a CDS encoding IPT/TIG domain-containing protein translates to MTGSSNDVTHPTLVVTGGPLDGTVFVADAAQNLLGSSSDCQIQVLLGNVEPFHAKLTRNPRGLLLSDGGSATGTYVNGEKIGADHLLNDGDRICLGPPGSKGSAKMLVRLPPGGGGLSAGSTDGSEVVDTDAEPLILVKPDHAPESTPGPTSPFSAPPLPPPAAPAAFPPPPPPPPSPPVEVPKAAPAPPPPPPPPPPTEAKKPAPRPEYTTDLPSIGDERARAPLEVPPPTVGKPKPSVIPKVRARAPLSPALILGLLALVLAAGGYYAFHRFWKTRPVLSSVLPPKVEPGQTVTLTGTGFETEPAGNTVRIGSQLGVVTSAGTTQLTVTVPAALADAGPQDLPVRVQTRGGQSQPLTLKVYRLPKILAIEPEVSMPGQEIVLRGQNLGGKPLIVVVGGLTAEVKEAEPEALRVVVPDVPVIQGRTTPVYVQIGPDSAKPGELILGRLPLVLQLSPSSGSAGDRVIVRGRGFDAEPSRNVVTFGGQPALVLAASAAEMTVSAPGLVGASTQTEVPVVVRAHGSASTTSALFVLKRVSAGTFLPRFFATPVAEFPGEDLAFVSSELGPLFVLSGKGEATSTAERAVHLASTLNTLVENGATRPPTFEFREKPAPNVAVVGNPVPLLIAGTADAAAYDKPWDPGQKSSGRASPRSLANYWTALLQDYFTLFLRGQRPLRVIELSPRGKALSEIYSEALREVGSGAGVPSRIVQPLGVSLSRALREMALLLPTEGQARATAALEGRWAGTMEEGGGGPREIRIRFRLEGPRLSGSLSAGEGGIEMATPLREIVYERGTLRFRVEVSGSPRLFSGSFQGDSITGTIQRGAADKAAGGRFSLKYVE, encoded by the coding sequence GTGACCGGTTCCTCTAATGACGTGACCCATCCGACGTTGGTCGTGACCGGCGGCCCCCTCGACGGGACCGTCTTCGTGGCCGATGCTGCCCAGAACCTGTTGGGGTCCAGCAGCGACTGCCAGATCCAGGTCCTGCTCGGCAACGTCGAGCCCTTTCACGCCAAGCTGACGCGCAACCCCCGGGGCCTTCTCCTCTCGGACGGCGGTAGCGCCACCGGCACCTACGTCAACGGCGAGAAGATCGGCGCGGACCACCTGCTGAACGATGGCGATCGCATCTGCCTGGGGCCACCGGGCTCGAAAGGCAGCGCGAAGATGCTGGTGCGGCTGCCACCGGGAGGCGGTGGCCTTTCCGCCGGCTCCACCGACGGGAGCGAGGTCGTTGACACCGACGCCGAACCTCTAATCCTGGTCAAGCCGGACCACGCTCCGGAGAGCACGCCCGGGCCGACCAGTCCTTTTTCCGCTCCCCCCCTCCCACCGCCGGCGGCTCCTGCCGCGTTCCCCCCCCCGCCACCTCCTCCCCCCTCCCCGCCCGTGGAGGTCCCCAAGGCCGCACCCGCGCCGCCGCCACCTCCGCCCCCGCCCCCGCCGACAGAGGCCAAGAAGCCCGCCCCGCGGCCCGAGTACACGACGGACCTGCCCTCCATCGGAGATGAGCGCGCGCGGGCGCCCCTGGAAGTCCCTCCCCCGACCGTCGGCAAGCCCAAACCGTCAGTCATCCCCAAGGTCCGGGCGCGCGCGCCTCTGTCCCCCGCGCTGATCCTCGGCCTGCTCGCGCTCGTCTTGGCCGCGGGCGGCTACTACGCGTTCCATCGCTTCTGGAAGACCCGCCCCGTGCTCTCCTCCGTCCTGCCCCCCAAGGTCGAGCCGGGCCAGACCGTCACCCTGACCGGGACCGGTTTCGAGACGGAGCCGGCCGGGAACACGGTCCGTATCGGGAGCCAGCTCGGCGTCGTCACTTCCGCCGGCACGACCCAACTGACCGTTACCGTGCCCGCAGCCTTGGCCGACGCCGGGCCCCAGGACCTACCCGTGCGGGTGCAGACGCGGGGCGGCCAGTCCCAACCCCTCACGCTGAAGGTCTACCGGCTGCCGAAGATTCTCGCCATCGAGCCGGAGGTGAGCATGCCCGGGCAGGAGATCGTGCTGCGGGGCCAGAACCTCGGTGGCAAGCCGCTCATCGTGGTCGTGGGCGGCCTTACCGCCGAAGTCAAGGAGGCAGAGCCGGAGGCCCTGCGCGTAGTCGTGCCCGATGTCCCCGTGATCCAGGGACGCACGACTCCGGTCTACGTCCAAATCGGGCCCGACTCGGCGAAACCGGGCGAGCTGATCCTGGGCCGTCTTCCCCTAGTACTACAGCTGTCCCCATCATCCGGATCGGCAGGCGACCGCGTGATCGTGCGGGGTCGGGGCTTCGACGCCGAGCCCTCCCGGAACGTGGTCACTTTCGGCGGTCAGCCGGCCCTGGTGCTCGCGGCCTCTGCTGCCGAAATGACGGTTTCAGCCCCCGGGCTCGTGGGGGCGTCGACGCAGACCGAAGTCCCGGTGGTGGTGAGAGCCCACGGCAGCGCCTCCACCACCTCCGCCCTGTTCGTGCTCAAGCGGGTTTCGGCGGGCACGTTCCTTCCCCGGTTTTTCGCGACGCCGGTGGCCGAGTTCCCGGGCGAAGACCTGGCCTTCGTCTCCAGTGAGCTTGGTCCGCTGTTCGTCCTTTCCGGAAAGGGGGAGGCCACCTCGACCGCGGAGAGGGCGGTGCACCTGGCGAGCACCCTGAATACTCTGGTGGAGAACGGGGCCACCAGGCCGCCGACGTTCGAGTTCCGCGAGAAACCGGCCCCCAATGTGGCCGTGGTCGGCAACCCCGTCCCGCTCCTCATCGCGGGGACGGCCGATGCCGCTGCTTATGACAAGCCCTGGGATCCCGGCCAGAAGAGCTCAGGACGCGCCTCCCCCCGCAGCTTGGCCAACTACTGGACCGCCCTATTGCAGGACTATTTCACCCTCTTCCTCCGCGGCCAGAGACCCTTGCGCGTCATCGAGCTGTCGCCGCGGGGGAAGGCCCTGAGCGAAATCTACTCCGAGGCGCTGCGGGAGGTCGGGTCCGGGGCGGGCGTGCCGAGTCGGATCGTCCAGCCCTTGGGCGTCTCCCTCTCCAGGGCCCTGCGTGAGATGGCGCTCCTGCTGCCCACCGAGGGCCAGGCGCGGGCAACGGCCGCGCTGGAGGGGCGCTGGGCCGGCACCATGGAAGAAGGAGGGGGAGGGCCGCGCGAGATCCGGATCCGCTTCCGCTTGGAGGGCCCGCGATTGTCGGGCTCGCTGTCCGCGGGGGAGGGGGGCATCGAGATGGCCACCCCCCTCCGGGAGATCGTCTACGAGAGGGGAACCTTGCGCTTCAGGGTGGAGGTCTCGGGCTCGCCGCGGCTCTTCAGCGGCAGCTTCCAGGGTGACTCGATCACGGGGACGATCCAGCGGGGGGCCGCGGACAAGGCGGCCGGCGGACGCTTCTCCCTTAAATACGTTGAGTAG
- a CDS encoding DUF1343 domain-containing protein gives MSRGRVRTGLEELLARPGDLRGLRIGLVANPASVTPDLEHASLALKSSRAFRLAALFGPEHGIWADAQDLVEVEDSRDSATGLPVHSLYGKNRVPTPAMLEGLDAVVLDLQDVGSRYYTFIYTMLNVLEAAARDRRRVVVLDRPNPLGGVTVEGNVLEPEYRSFVGLHPLPARHGLTIGELALLFQAELALPVDLRVVPMRGWRRPMHFEETGLPWVLPSPNMPTVDTAFVYPGGCLIEGTNLSEGRGTTRPFEMVGAPWLDPWVLARDMARERLPGVRFRPAFFTPTFQKHAGRLCGGVQVHVQDRGRFSSYLTYLLLIAHARRQDQSRFAWRDPPYEYEYVKRPIDILCGTGRVRQTIERGLSPRLLARAFRADAAGFRRRRAPFLLY, from the coding sequence TTGAGTAGGGGCCGCGTCCGCACCGGCCTCGAGGAGCTGCTGGCCCGCCCCGGGGACCTGCGAGGCCTCCGCATCGGGCTTGTGGCCAACCCCGCCTCCGTCACCCCTGATCTCGAGCATGCCTCGCTAGCGCTCAAGTCCTCCCGGGCCTTCCGGCTGGCTGCGCTCTTCGGCCCCGAGCACGGGATCTGGGCCGATGCCCAAGACCTGGTCGAGGTGGAGGACAGCCGGGACTCCGCCACCGGCCTCCCCGTCCACAGCCTCTACGGCAAGAACCGGGTCCCCACCCCCGCCATGCTCGAGGGTTTGGACGCGGTGGTCCTCGACCTGCAGGACGTCGGCTCGCGCTACTACACTTTCATTTATACGATGCTGAACGTGTTGGAAGCGGCGGCTCGCGATCGCCGGCGCGTCGTGGTCCTCGACCGGCCCAACCCCCTGGGAGGGGTGACGGTGGAGGGCAACGTCCTCGAGCCCGAATACCGGTCCTTCGTGGGGCTTCACCCGCTCCCGGCGCGCCACGGCCTCACCATAGGCGAGCTTGCCCTCCTCTTCCAGGCCGAGCTCGCCCTCCCGGTGGATCTTCGGGTGGTGCCCATGCGGGGCTGGCGGCGCCCGATGCACTTCGAGGAGACGGGCCTGCCCTGGGTGCTGCCCTCTCCAAACATGCCCACCGTGGACACCGCGTTCGTCTACCCGGGAGGGTGCCTGATCGAGGGTACCAACCTCTCCGAGGGACGGGGCACCACCCGGCCCTTCGAGATGGTAGGGGCGCCCTGGCTCGATCCCTGGGTCCTGGCCCGGGACATGGCACGCGAGCGCCTACCCGGAGTCCGCTTCCGTCCCGCGTTCTTCACCCCCACTTTCCAGAAGCACGCCGGTCGGCTGTGCGGCGGCGTGCAGGTTCATGTTCAGGATCGCGGGCGCTTCTCCTCCTATCTGACCTACCTCCTGCTCATCGCGCACGCCCGCCGCCAGGACCAGTCCCGTTTTGCCTGGCGCGATCCTCCCTACGAATACGAGTACGTCAAGCGCCCCATAGACATCCTCTGCGGAACGGGCCGGGTTCGGCAGACGATCGAGCGCGGCCTGTCTCCCCGGCTCCTGGCCCGGGCCTTCCGGGCGGACGCGGCTGGCTTCCGGCGCCGTCGGGCCCCCTTCCTTTTGTATTGA
- a CDS encoding sensor domain-containing diguanylate cyclase, giving the protein MNGGAELLIDSDFPPPLRASLTPGPRKERLLTAADPVALITLAVILGGVIAFLISSLRSRGTDDDGHPALEDLQRRLARIEDQAREQAEIFRLIPLLLHQMFTVPGRRGAAPLALGLVQQLLRPEQCAVFMARPAQRRLALAEGHGLPASLVPGFELEYGQGRVGHVAEARVVMDEADFAAASPLLKSHLEATVTPGLRADLLAPIEDEGELIGVLCVGGLRTGRGHEKALLRMVADVTAVALAQITRLRATEEAANVDSLTGVYNKRHLQRRLEDELQKAQREGVPLTLLMLDIDHFKNYNDANGHLEGDEVLKKVGQVLKGSIREDDVAARYGGEEFVVLYLGAGKELALRLAEGLRRAVESFAFAHRELQPLGALTISGGVASFPRDAGSSVDLIRAADQALYEAKASGRNRILAARIT; this is encoded by the coding sequence TTGAACGGGGGGGCGGAGCTTCTGATAGACTCCGACTTCCCTCCCCCTCTCCGGGCGTCCCTCACGCCCGGGCCACGCAAGGAGCGTCTGCTGACCGCCGCTGACCCCGTTGCCCTCATCACTCTCGCCGTGATCCTCGGGGGCGTGATCGCCTTCCTCATCTCCTCCCTCCGCAGCCGCGGAACCGACGACGACGGGCACCCCGCCCTCGAGGACCTCCAGCGGCGGCTGGCCAGGATCGAGGATCAGGCACGGGAGCAAGCCGAGATATTCCGGCTCATTCCCCTTCTGCTTCACCAGATGTTCACGGTTCCAGGCCGCCGGGGGGCCGCGCCCCTGGCCCTGGGCCTCGTACAGCAGCTTCTGCGCCCGGAGCAATGCGCGGTCTTCATGGCCCGGCCCGCCCAGCGCCGCCTGGCCCTGGCCGAGGGGCACGGGCTGCCCGCCTCTCTCGTCCCCGGCTTCGAACTTGAATACGGGCAGGGTCGCGTGGGCCACGTGGCGGAGGCCCGGGTGGTCATGGACGAGGCGGACTTCGCGGCCGCCAGCCCCCTCCTGAAGAGTCATCTCGAGGCCACCGTCACCCCCGGCCTGCGCGCGGACCTCCTGGCCCCGATCGAAGACGAGGGCGAACTCATCGGCGTCCTGTGCGTGGGAGGCCTTCGGACCGGGCGCGGCCACGAGAAGGCCCTGCTGCGAATGGTAGCGGACGTGACCGCGGTCGCCCTGGCCCAGATCACCCGCCTACGCGCCACCGAGGAGGCCGCTAACGTGGACTCCTTGACCGGGGTCTACAACAAGCGGCACCTCCAGAGGCGGCTGGAGGATGAGTTGCAGAAGGCGCAGCGGGAGGGCGTGCCCCTGACCCTCCTCATGCTGGACATCGACCACTTCAAGAACTACAACGATGCCAACGGACACTTGGAAGGGGACGAGGTCCTCAAGAAAGTGGGCCAAGTCCTGAAGGGCTCGATCCGGGAGGACGACGTGGCCGCTCGCTACGGAGGCGAGGAGTTCGTGGTCCTCTATTTGGGGGCGGGCAAGGAGCTGGCCCTGCGCCTGGCGGAGGGCCTGCGGCGGGCCGTGGAATCGTTCGCCTTTGCCCACCGCGAGCTGCAGCCACTGGGCGCTCTGACCATCTCCGGAGGAGTCGCGAGCTTCCCTCGCGACGCGGGGAGCAGTGTCGATTTGATCCGTGCCGCCGACCAGGCCCTCTATGAGGCCAAGGCCTCCGGCCGCAACCGCATCCTGGCCGCGCGCATCACGTAG
- a CDS encoding EamA family transporter produces MASPRRELLPWLSLLVIYVVWGSTYLGIRIVVREMPPFLGAALRFSAAGSVMAVIAFFADRSRARPDRRQLFDYALVGILLLAGGNALVMWAERTIPSGIAALVVATVPLWLTLLDGLRPGGQAWTARVWLGTLVGLGGVALVVRPEGGVPAGHWPGILALEIACVSWAAGSLYAQSVPRRLPLLTASAVEMLAGSALLFVLSRLLGEDLGLLGAASARAWVALVYLAVFGSLLAFTAFAYCLNELPASTVGTYAYVNPLVAVALGSAILGEPVSATLVGGAALILVAVVLTTSRRTPAGAGKPEAVAIREEPSSAT; encoded by the coding sequence ATGGCTTCCCCTCGCCGAGAGCTGCTGCCCTGGCTTTCCCTGCTCGTCATCTACGTCGTGTGGGGGTCGACCTACTTGGGCATAAGGATCGTGGTGCGGGAGATGCCGCCCTTCCTAGGGGCTGCCCTGCGCTTCTCGGCCGCGGGTTCGGTCATGGCCGTCATTGCCTTCTTCGCCGACCGCTCCCGCGCCCGGCCGGACCGCCGGCAGCTCTTCGACTACGCCCTTGTGGGGATCCTGCTTCTGGCCGGGGGCAACGCACTCGTCATGTGGGCGGAGCGGACGATCCCGAGCGGGATCGCGGCCCTAGTGGTGGCCACGGTGCCGCTCTGGCTCACCCTGCTGGATGGCTTGCGACCGGGCGGGCAGGCCTGGACGGCGCGCGTCTGGCTGGGCACGCTGGTCGGCCTGGGGGGGGTCGCTCTCGTCGTGCGCCCGGAGGGAGGCGTGCCCGCCGGCCACTGGCCCGGGATCCTGGCCCTGGAGATCGCCTGCGTGTCCTGGGCGGCGGGCTCGCTCTACGCCCAATCCGTGCCCCGCCGGCTGCCCCTCCTGACCGCTTCCGCGGTCGAGATGCTGGCCGGCTCGGCCCTGCTCTTCGTCTTGTCGCGCCTGCTAGGAGAGGACCTCGGGCTCCTGGGCGCGGCCTCCGCCCGGGCCTGGGTGGCCCTGGTCTACCTCGCGGTCTTCGGCTCCCTCCTGGCCTTTACTGCCTTTGCCTACTGCCTGAACGAGTTGCCCGCGAGCACGGTCGGCACCTACGCCTACGTGAACCCCTTGGTCGCGGTGGCCCTCGGGTCGGCGATCCTGGGGGAGCCGGTTTCCGCAACTCTCGTGGGGGGGGCGGCGCTGATCCTGGTAGCGGTGGTCTTGACCACCTCCCGGAGGACGCCCGCGGGGGCGGGCAAGCCAGAAGCGGTCGCGATACGCGAGGAGCCGTCCTCGGCTACGTGA
- a CDS encoding Lrp/AsnC family transcriptional regulator: MKRNSPAGGALDPVDRRLVLALSRDGRRTAADLAKDLGLSRQAVAERIRDLERREVIRGYRADVDPAALGLGVRAQVRLTLDGGVSREKEKDVLRRLTGSPLVRSVYRVSGEDCFVAQIQCRQIEDVSALLADLQATRALQSSRTAFVLETLVEKGPLGPVEPALLP; the protein is encoded by the coding sequence ATGAAGCGGAATTCCCCGGCGGGCGGGGCGCTGGACCCCGTGGACCGGAGGCTCGTACTCGCGCTTTCCCGGGACGGCCGGCGGACTGCGGCCGACCTCGCCAAGGACCTCGGTCTATCCCGGCAGGCCGTGGCCGAGCGCATTCGTGACCTCGAGCGGAGGGAGGTCATCCGGGGCTACCGGGCCGATGTGGACCCCGCCGCCCTGGGCCTCGGGGTCCGGGCGCAGGTCCGCCTGACCCTTGACGGGGGCGTCTCCCGCGAGAAGGAGAAGGACGTCTTGCGCCGGCTCACCGGGAGCCCCCTGGTAAGGTCCGTCTACCGAGTGAGCGGCGAGGACTGTTTCGTGGCCCAGATCCAGTGCCGCCAGATCGAGGACGTGAGCGCCCTGCTCGCCGACCTGCAGGCTACCCGCGCCCTTCAGTCGTCCCGCACCGCCTTCGTGCTCGAGACCTTGGTCGAGAAAGGGCCCCTGGGGCCGGTGGAGCCGGCCCTCCTACCGTGA
- a CDS encoding (2Fe-2S)-binding protein yields the protein MRKPPSREDENPSPGFSRRAFLKTAGVGAAATGLVGVESRPLGATVLGREAAPLSLKVNGSLRTVTVEPRVTLLNALRNHLDLTGAKQVCDRGSCGACTVLLDGEPVCSCLMLAADAAGHEITTVEGLGTPEKMSPLQAAFVESDALQCGFCTPGFVVAGTALLSHNPDPSLEQVKDGLAGNLCRCGTYGRVFEAVQKAARVQAAARKKG from the coding sequence ATGCGCAAGCCTCCCTCCCGCGAGGACGAGAATCCCAGCCCCGGATTCTCCCGGCGCGCTTTCTTGAAGACGGCCGGCGTCGGGGCCGCCGCCACCGGCCTGGTGGGCGTGGAGTCGCGGCCCCTGGGAGCCACCGTCCTGGGCCGCGAGGCCGCACCCCTGAGCCTGAAGGTCAACGGCTCCCTGCGCACCGTGACCGTCGAGCCACGGGTCACGCTCTTGAACGCGCTCCGCAACCACCTGGACCTCACGGGGGCCAAGCAGGTCTGCGACCGGGGCAGTTGCGGCGCCTGCACCGTGCTCCTAGACGGGGAGCCGGTCTGCTCCTGCCTCATGCTGGCCGCCGACGCCGCCGGCCACGAGATCACGACCGTGGAAGGCCTGGGCACACCCGAGAAGATGAGCCCCTTGCAGGCCGCTTTCGTGGAGTCTGACGCCCTGCAGTGCGGCTTCTGCACGCCCGGTTTCGTGGTGGCGGGCACCGCCCTCCTCTCCCACAACCCGGACCCGAGCCTGGAGCAGGTGAAGGACGGCCTGGCCGGGAACCTCTGTCGGTGCGGGACCTACGGCCGCGTATTCGAGGCGGTCCAGAAGGCGGCCCGGGTGCAGGCGGCCGCGCGAAAGAAGGGGTAG